The genomic stretch ACACCTGGGGCTGTCTCTTTGCCTCGCGTGTCCCACACTGAGAGCTGGAGATTCAGGTGGCCCAGAAACAGCAACAGGCACAACTGTGAACTCCAGCAACAGCCAGCTCTCTCTGGCCAAAGAATGAGAAGAGGGCAGCCTTGAGAAGAAAACAACTATACAATAACACTCCTACTCCAGgcaaaccatcaaaaaaaaaatctgaaaatttccACCCTTCTCAGGCTGTGGTCAAGGACCAACCCCAGGCTGGGCTGTCAGAGAGGCCATGCAGAAAGCTCTACCTCTGATTTCAGCCAGCTGTTAATTCATGACGCCACCACACCTTGCTCCACATAGTCAGTAAAAACTAACAGCTTTTTTATTCCTCTCTCCCAGTAAGAAGCCAGAACTCTCTCCTGCACAGTGGGAAGGTGGTACTCCCACCCCCATGAGCCCCAACAGAGGCCCAGTGTGGAGCTTCAAGTTGTACCCCAACCTGGCAGCATCAAGATGGTGGTACTTACCTTCCTTTGCTAAGTATAGCCTGGGAAACCagccaaaagaaaaaattccacataAAAGAGTATCATACATAATATCCAGGTTCCAGTCAGAAATCACTCATCACACCAAGAACCAGAATGGTCTCAATGAATGAACACACATAATCAACAGACACCAATACCAAATGACAACAAGATTTTAAAGAAGTCATcataaaaatgattcaataaaCAACTACAAACTTGcctgagaaaatgaaaaacagaaactatcagcaaagaaatacaagatataaaaaaagattcaaatagaaattttagaactgaaaaaaacaaaaacaaaaacgaaaacaaaaacaccccTGAAATAAAAAGCTCACCAGATGGGAAGAACATCAAAATGGAGAGGACAGAGGAAAGCTTAGTGAACATGAAGAAAGAACAGTGAAAACTGCCCCAAATGAAACTGGAAAAATACTAACCTTGGGGACCTGTGGGACTGTAACAAAAGACCTAACATTCATCTCAATGGAGTCACAGAAAAAGGGGAGAAAGGAAGTggctgaaaaaatattcaaagaaataaaggatgAAAGTTACCAAATCTGACAAAATACATAAACCAGCACATTCAGGaaacagaaaattctaaagaGAACAAATAAATCTACTCCAAGACACAGTATAGTCAAACTTCAAAAAACTAAAGCAACAAATGTGAAGTAGTGAGGGTAACACCTAACCTACCAAGGTAAGACAAGTCAAATGACAGCGGTTTCCCATCACTCTCATACTAAAACCAGACAGtgatcacagaaaagaaaattataggccagtgTCACCAATGAACATaagtgcaaaaatcctcaacaaaatactagcaaaccaactcCAACAATTCATTAAAAGATCagacaccatgatcaagtgggatttatcccagggatgtaaggatttttcagtatctacaaatcaataaatatgatacaccacattaacaaattgaagtacaaaaaccatatgatcatctcaatagatgcagaaaagcataagacaaaattcaacatttatttgtgataaaaactcttcaGAAATTGGGCATAGATaggacatacctcaacataacaaaagccatATACAACAAACTAAAGCTAActtcatactcaatggtgaaaagtcaaaagcattttctctaagatcaggaacaagacaaggattccctctatcatcacttttattcaacacagttttggagttcctagccacagcagttggagaacaaaaagaaatgaaaggaatccaaattggaaatgaagtaataaactgtcactgtttgcagatgacacaatactcatatagaaaatctgaaagacacaaacagaaaattacaagagcTCATCAAggaattcagtaaatttgcaggaaacaaaattaatacAAAGAAATCTGTTGCACTTCTATATACTAATGACAAAATATCAGAAAGCAAAAATTAGGAGAggtgccaagatggtggagaGACTCAAAGCTTGCCCTTTTCCACAGATACACCCAGAATTACATTTACAAAGCGAGTGAAATGCAAAGAACACCTACTGAACATGGGCAGAGCATCTCTCACTTCAAAATATAGAAGAATCCTCACAAAACCGGAGGGGGGGAGAAAAAATTTTGATGCAGGACCAGCACTGCAAGGAGAGAGCAGCGCAGGATGACAGGCACACTGATGTGGTGACAACCCCTCTCCAGCcaggaggtcagcagggacaTAAGTGGAGATTTTGAGGCTCAGAGGACAAAGTGACAGCTGCTTGGTGGACAGAACTAAGGGGCACTGGCatgatccccagccctagatgtgAGCCGGCAGGGACAAGCTGGAACTGGCTGCTGGAGACTGGTGCGGACCCCAAGCAGAGGGCTGaggcccactgcacagaggcagggGCCCGGCAGCTTCAcaggcagaactgggatttgttTACAGCTCCTGGCAGTGAGGGCAGATGTGCTCTATCTGGACCCTTTGTGGATCCAGGCCTCTGGGACTAACAGGCACTGAGTGGAGCTCTGGCACACGGCGAATGTGGGGATTTACAAGAGGCTGGCTTACCAtatgtgtgtggaggtggggctggtgtCTGTGCTGACTCCGTAGCACACCACAGATTCAGGTGTGTGCCTGCATGCTTGCTACGGTGGGTCCTAGCACCTGACAGATTTGCACTGGTGGTTCCTGGGGCCCAGAACATGGGGGAGATCAGAGCAGGTGGCCAGCATTTCCACAGCTAAGGTGGGAACAAAGGCAGCATCAAGAGTACTTTGTAAGCCCATATAAAAAGTGACAGACACCACCACAGAGGGCACATCCCAGTGGCTATCTCCTGTGGAGGTGCACTCAGCAACTCTTCTCCCCAGCTGAAGCACCCCAACCACGCCTgccacacaccacagctcagaaacgggtctagcAGCCTCTTttccagcaacaggggagcagacTCAGCCCCTGGCAAGGCTGTGACAActacagaacaaaaaaggaggccaTGCTCAGCAACGAACATAAGGGTAAACTCTGATCACCAAAACATCAAAcacacccccaatcaaagggaCAGCAGCCAACACACACAGGAGACAGACACAGCAATCATAAATACTAGGAACAGCCCTTACAACAAAATTATCAGctacacagtctacacaggaacacTCCCACTTTAAATGAAAAccaacaaaaactaaaacagcccttcaagaccacagtagataactgatactcctaaatgcacagagccagagaaatataagtaaaatgaagaagaggaaccactcccaactaaagaacaagagaagtcccctgaagGGAAGAAAGATGAGATAGACCTCAACAATCTACTAGATCTtgacttcaaaaagggagtgATAAAAACACTGcaggaaataagagagactatgaataagagacagagaatactatgaaaaggaaatacaaactATAAAtaagagccaattaaaaacaggaaactcAATGGCTGATAGAAGAGCTGGGCTAAATGTCATCAAAAGCAGATTAGATaaagcagaggaatgaataagtgattcagaacacaggataacAGAGCTCACCAATCAGAacaacagacagaaaagcaaaaatcaatgaaagcaatatatgggacctatgggataatataaagtgtgcaaacctatgcataatagggaccccagaaagagaagaaagagcaaactGGATTTCAAAGGTACTGGAAGAAAGCATGTCTGAAAACCACCCaaatctaaagaaagaaacagatatcCATGTACAGGAACCACAAGGGTcccaaacaaaaacccaacctgacctacaccaagacatattataattaagatggccaaagttaaagataaagaattctaaaggcagcaagagaaaaacaaagagttagttactaGAAATCCCCATAAGGTTTCAGCTTTCttgccagaagggagtggtgagATCCATCCAAagttctgaatgagaaaaagctgcaacctaggatattATCTGGCAAGACTATCatttagagtagaaggagagatagaggatttcacagaaaagcaaaaactaaaagaactcAGCAATACTGAACCTAACAGaaacattaaaaggttctactctaaatagaaaggaagctggatgctacagaaatgggaaaaccatagttggaaatTCAGCAACaagttacaagagaataaacgtgaagatgtaaaaaagaaaaaggacatcaaagtaaaaaaaaggtgggaatgggagagaggagcaagaaaatataaatttttttctctttctttttttttttcttcattattcttaggatgtgttggatcCTATGTGACTagcagtctaaaggaaatagatatagtaatgggttgacatacttgaaaaataagataaccacaaatcaaaagcatacaaaacagtcacaaaacaaaacaaaaagaaacaaactcaaaatggcttaaagacttaaacataagacaagataaaataaacctccagaagaaaacataggcaaaacattatttgacatacatctcagcaatgttctcccagggaaatctacccaagcaacagaaataaaagccaaaataaacaaatgggacctagttaaacttatacacttttgcacagcaatagaaactgtaagcaaaacaaaaaacaacccatggaatgggagaacatatttgcaaaagatgagactgacaatgGCTTAACTTCTAGACTATATAAAcaattcatacaacttaataagaaaaaaataaacccaatccaaaaatgggcagaactagacaagcaattctccaatgaagacatacaaatggccaataggcacatgaaaaaaatgctcagtatcactaattatcagagaaatgtaaatcaaaactacaatgagttatcatctcacaccagtcagaatggccatcattcaaaagtccacaaacaataaatgctggagaggctgtggagaaaagggaaccctcctacatcattggtgggaatgttgtttggtgcagccattgtggaaaacaatatggagattccacaaaagactaaaataagacttatcatttgatccagcaatcccactcttgggcatatatccagagggaaccttaattcaaaaatatacctgcactgcaatgttcacagcagcactgtttacaatagccaagacacagaagcaacctaaatgtccactaacagatgactgcataaagaagatgtggtatttagatataacagaatattactcagtcataacaaagaatgaaataatgccatttacagcaacatggatgggcctggagattatcacactaagtgaaatacgtcagagaaagacaagtatcatatgatatcacttatatgtggaatttttttaaaaagatacaaatgaatttatttacaaaacaaaaacagactcactgacttagaaaacaaacttaggagttggggattaaaggatacaaactactgtatgtaaaacagacaaacaacaaggattcactgtagaacacagggaacaatactCAGTTTCTTgctacctataatggaaaagaacctgaaaaagaatagactatatacatgtacaactgaatcactatgctgtatacctgaaactaacacaacattgtaaatcaaccacatttcaataaaaaaaacctcaatgATAAGCTCTAATTatctttattcaaagaaaatcttcaactcaTCCctcttatcaaaattaaaatgggaagcttgagcaggaccaaattatactggatgggTGGTTACATATCTcttccagcacgtggcccatgctaCACACACATCGTGTTTCCCTTCAGATACGAACGGCCCTGGCTGCACAGGAAGAGAGCCCTGCTGGGACAAGTCCTTTGTGGCAAcagctccatctcaccaggaggacactgttttcagaggggaggggacacagagtcatacacttcagatctatttcctgagaaaagctatggaaagaataaattcacctgcagtgtgggaaacatGAGCAGGCCCCTAGGCAGAACTTCAGGTCCGAAGCAAGATGGACCAATGGTCACACTGGAACCAGAACAACAACCGCCTGACCCCAGTTAAATGACCATCActtcacctgcaatgaactgcttgtactcaatgtcagggatgtttctgttgagacttgggagATCAAAAACGTCATaccagggaatccagacctggtGGATGTCGGGGCCCTGCCagtggtagaggcggccccaggGGGGCAGCACTAGCACTgactcctccattttcagcagggtcttcaggaggaaggcgatgtggatgcCGATGTCCCTGTGGAGGCTGAGGCCCTCTGGGGAGTTGACGTcgcacagaaggtacctggcagtgAGCAAAGGAGAGTGGTCCTTCAGGGACAGGCCTCTGCACAGGAAACCCGGCTCCACACCCACAGCCCATGGCCGGGACTCCAGGcacattcagcagcttctggcttgtaagtggaggcactgcccacccatctccGTGTGACCAATTACTTGGGAGTCCGGAAGTagatgcagaagacatcttggcatccgtTTAACACCTGCTAAACACCTGACTAGCACCTGAGCACCCAATCTCCAGGGGGTCTCAAACTTCTTGGTCtacagacccctgtacactctttaACAATTACTGAGTAatccaaaaggctgctgtttatgtgagttaaatctgtcaatagttcctgtgttggaagttaaataagaactttaaaaaatgtatgaattcacttaaaaataataacaacctactacatgctACCATTAACATTctgaaacaaaaaataagtatatttttcaaaacaaaaatcattagtgagaagaaCAGCAGTGATTAttatttctgcaaatctctttttggactggtgagagctgaattctcctatctgcctctgcgttccctgttttgtgatattacaggccaggttttccctggaaaaccccacaggaaactcgggagagcaagagtgtgcaaaaagCAGGTGACATTCTGGCTTTTCTGCGAAAATGGTCTTGTAACTCAGGGGCCCTTGGACACACTTTGATAACTGCCACCCTATCCTAGGCAAGACTCCCTTACACAATAGCCAGACAAGGGTCCTGGCTTCTGTAATGAGTTACTGCcgccacacccctcccttctctgtgttagtGTTCCCCACAACCTCtgttactgcagatgaggatgtaatcctcatcTGGGGCCTCTAATCCCCGAAGACTGCCAACCTCGAGAGGGAGCggcccatctaccatccctacaccccgcacagtctattttgagtcaagcccttgATAACTGCTGATCAGCACTGACCCTGGTGTCTTATTCCTAAAGTTTACGCAAAGAACCAACATCTGGACGGAACtaaaatttccctgctgataagcaaggctgataaaccaccccacTCCAAAATTTGAATCTGCGGCTTTTCTAAACACCAGCAAGGCCCGGGGCCTTCCGCCTGCCCTTTCCGGGGACTCTGGGAGGCCGGGGCTGCCCAGGGCGACCAGAACTCGCGCTCCCGGCCCCAGCGCGGGAGGGGGAGGACAGCCCGAGgctctgccccagccctgtccaacCCGCTCCCCCGCACCACAGCCCCTCCAcagccgccacccccaccccggtcCCTGCCCACCGCCCCCGCAGACTGCGAGGACGCACGTTTAACCGTCTGTGGGACGCCGCTCCTGACAGGATGTTGGCCACCGACTGACCAGGCCAGAACTCGTCGCCCGAGGCCGAGGCCTGTGACCAAGCCGCCtcccccagcagcaaacaccgcgaAGACCGCGGACAGTTACCGGAGACCGTGCCCCGCCCTGGAAGCGCACGCCGGCATCGCGGAGCACGGCGCCCGtagccatggcaacgccgcggggccctccccaaGCGCTTGCGTCGAGCGTCCTCCCGAGGCTGGATGTCCCGGGGGCAGAACGTGCGGAGCCAATGGGGGCCGAGGAGGGGCCATGACGGGGGCGAGGCTTATGGgggagctgggcggggccggggctggCGGGGTCGCGCGGACGTCGTCACCCGCAGGTTGTGCCGGTTGGAGGCTTGGGCGTGGCTGCCACCGGTGGGCGGGGCAGCGGGGGAGGGCACCCTCACCGGTAGGCAGCGCGGGTCTCAGCCTGGGCGCCTCTGCCTCCGCCTGCACCGGTCGTTTACCCGGACTGCGGGTGGGCAAgctagaggactgagcccagtcCCGCAAGGCTGGCTTGGTAGGGCACCTGAAgcgcagatccgccaggccctcTGTGGGCCTTGAATTCGTGCTGCTGGACAGATTCCAAGAAGAGTCTGTCCCAAGAGAGAAGGTAGGACAGGAGGGCATCTGGGCGGGGGTACCAGATGCCGGGCTGGGTGCGGTCTCACGGAAGAACCACGATGAGAGGGCGCAGAGCGGTCTCTGTGTTGGccgggctaggaatttggggtacgGGGTGGAGATGGTGTGAGCCATGTTCTGTGGTCTCCTCAAGAACCCTCACCCCAGAGCAAGGGGCCCTGCTCTCCCCATCCTTTACTGCACCCCtttccttccccagcaccaccgcccctgctcCCGGAGTGTCCCGTGACATCCCCCCACGCCAGGCACTGTCTCTGTTAGAGGTACTGAGCTCTAGGTGATTCCATCccgagggtgggggctgtatttAACCCATTAGGACGCCTGGAGCCTTTGTAGTTCCTGGTATGAAACCTCAGTCCATAAGGCAGGGGTGCACAGAGGCCcttcaaacaggattccctgcacaGCCCTCCCTGCCACACAGCCACAGCACTGCTGCCATGCCAGGCCATGCCAAGGACCACTggcccctctcctcctgtccctgctcAAGAGTgcacctcctacacttctgggcatttagggggccttagaagagcagctgacATTTTCATGGGCAAATACTTGCTCTTTTGAGAAGATTTGAGCGCAAAGTGATGTAGGGTATGCTTTTTCTGTTGCCCAGTAACTGGTGACTGGGATGCAAACTGAAGCCAAAGCTGTTTTTAGAGAGAGCCACAAAACATCCCACaaccaaagatcactgttccccaacaaaggcaacaccacctggaggGGGGGATCGCTCCTCCTGCTGGAGGTTGGGagttgcaccctccagctgggacagagcctgaAACAGCTCCAAACACACTAGGAGTTGCTTCTCAGAagacctgtggtctccactgcaggtccaGATCCAGTGCCCAGgtccagcatggtgactctgctcccGCTGTCCATTCTGGGAGgcctaggtgtcctccatggcccttccaccattgtttcttttggaaacacccccccccccagatgAAAGGggtctgagaacaggagagcccCGCTGGGTGTCAGCAGCCACTGCCCGGTGTGTGACCCcagggaggggcatctcctctctgtGGGCTCtgatctccccttccctctcccctacccccacccctctcctccctcattTCCTGATTGACCTCTGGATTATAGTCcttaccaggaatgacctgggagaggttttatgagtcttaaagaaaaaaaaaaaagaaatctttagacaaataACCAAAAGTAACGTCCATCTTTCCCAGGAAGTTCCtctttccaatgtttaaggctagttgacagggtgtcaagtTGCCTAACCACTCATATATGAGCAAATGTTAcctctccctccagctccacGCAGCATCCACCAGTGGCATCTTGGCCACAAAAGGGCAAGAGAACTCTTTGCTCATGCCAGCTCAGCTTCAGAGTCAGTGGAGGCAGAGAGAATCAGGCCCACCTTGAGGCTTGGGGAGTCTCCAGCCACAGTCAGAGGAGCTGGGGTTTTTTAGAGCTGGCCCAGCAGGGAACCAGGCAAGGCCAagtggcccaagtcttccctgcccagagagccccaagAACTGCTCTGAGCCCCACTGCCCAGTCGGGCTTCCTGCAAAAAGAACCGAAGgatccacacctgagaaggcaggagGATGGTCCTTtgtcctggggtcccagcaggtgtgtcctttAAGACTTGGGGCCACATCTCTTCCTTGTCTCCCCAGGTCTCTGAAGTTTCAGTGCTGAGCACCCTGGTGGGCAGGGATATGGGAAcaactctaaactctgaagagagacagaaagactcttctggaagcaaggattccagggagaggCCTTGCTCAGAATTGGGGGACTATGTCCTAAGCAGACCACCAGGAGGtggtgtggggctgtggggtcctcttcagaGAAGGGAGCAGACATGCTTCCTGGGGGGGACTCTGCTTTGTCCAGTTGTGGCCATTTATAAACACCTCCCAGCCCACCTGTGGGTGgccccaggggtgggggcagaggaggagagggaaggggcagaATTAGGGCCACCTAGCCCCACACAGGCTGCCAAGGGTCAGTAGGAACATCTCAGGGGTCAGGTGCAGGGGAGGAGGATGAGCCCTGAGAACATGCCAAGTTGTGCAATTAAGTGACCCCTGATCATGAGACACGGGCAGCCATCCACCCAAGGAGGGAGATGGAAATTTAGACCCAGGCTTTGAGACCCCTGAGAGGGGTTAGAGGGTCCCAGGAGCCCTGAGGAGCAGCTCTCCTGGGGGTGCAGACaccccaatacacacatttctcatggatgctttttggggtgcagagtgagttaccaggatcctggaCTTAGTATGGAATCCTACCCCCTTGTTCATCATGATTCCCAACAATAAAGtcctgtcatttgtccctggacatgcacaggggagctgatcactgtgggggtcactgcaagatggaaccttCTGGTGtgggctctgtgaccacagaaatcCAGGATTTCTTAACAGGAGGACCTGAAGACCCTGCCTGCCAGGACCACACtaatgggatggccaaggagcctGTGGGACCCAGGCCACCAAGTGACCAAGTTGAGGCTGCCTGGTGGTTTTCTGGGGGTGTGCAGATTCCtgtggtcagcacgtgggcccagcactggagGATGGTCTGCCCAAAgagggcctgccctcctgatgatggcttctaacacctgcagggaaactgctcccagggctcctggaggtccatagtGAGAGCGTGGTGACTGTCCTACCAGCCATGTGGGGTCACCTCATGATGCAGAGGCAGATCTCTTCCCCTTGGGGCCCAGTGGGCACCTGGCTTTGATCCTGCCTGTGTGCCCGGGACACGCAGCTCCCCAGAGCTccagcacagcctggggtgtggtcgtGCCGGGAAAGGGaaggcccagggagggggctcATTCAGGGACAGTGGctactctgcagggatgctggacctggcggCTATGCAGTGCTTCAGAACTCCCCTGGGCTGGTTTCCAACCTGTGGGGTGGAAggtcctctccttcctggggtgcagtGGGGAGAACTAGATCCATTGTGAAAGTCAGCCCCGAAAATGGAGACTGTGCTacatccattcctggaaagaagaatcaggcccctccagcccaggtgactcagaaagtcattcagtaATGTTTggggtccccagtttaggctctgaattagagctgagcggctcagGAGGCCAGCTCCCTGtctgtggctccaggagcagactttctgctgggggacaggatcctcacaaacacctgtgtctttgtgggtcactcccctctgaccagctgggaggcagggtgcagttgtgggaaatcatGTTTCTGAGAGCAGAGGGCCGCcaggtggtgggggcacaggagacagtgagaatgAGTCTCACAGTCTCTCTGGAATTAAAACGCTGGCAAATATCaaaaagtgcataatttattttattgaacaggctgcttatgtacgtttggagggccaggttcaaggactctgcatccctccaggacaatagcctcaagggAAGGACAGACAGCAGGAGGAGGTCTGGTGTTCCTCCTGGGAATGAGGCataacagggatttctgcagatttgcaaggagacccCACCCACTGAGCACAGGGTTACAACCCCATGTGACCCCTGCCTTGTTTGACTTGGGCTCTGGGTCGGGCTGGATCATGGATCGTGTATTCTtccagctgagttccagaaacACAGAGGGTAGACTTAGAGAGGCTGCTTTTGGAACCTGGTGtggaggtggagggtcctttatcctgagtcccctcagccgaatcactgtagctgagttccaacaccccccaggcccccagggtggccgtggagggagagcaagcctggcaggtgacccaggagtcccactaCTTTGCCCCTCCCttgtctttgttccctttcacCCTGGAAGTTGtgattgtctcatgtcatggtgacaagcaatctctcttctctgtcaaatggggtccccacccccactcagccttctctctgcatggatgctgaaggaccaggcttacttgaagttctgagcttgaccagtaaggtggaaacaaagaaaccaatggaaacaaagaaacaagtgattgtggcaacgctccccaccacagagaagctgccctgagtggaagggagggtgtgggcatgcccatttgtttcctgtctcccagtgctctttgctttcttattgcagacctgcatggttacaacaaaatgatcagcaaagctgaaaatatttactctggcttttacagaaaaggctggccagcctctggttccCGTACCGGTGAAGTGATTGGAgtacctttccagtttggaaacatctgggcaggcccaggtttgcaaaattctttgagtagttacggagttttgcttctaaAATCTTTTATGGCTGTGTACTTCTGAGCTGAGGctgtgctgtgtaattctgagcagggattttctcaaactgtttctcccCTCTTATACCGGACATCCCTAAGTTCCAAGGGGGATTagatattaaggaagccatggagtttaggaaaaggatacagatctcatttccttttcagCATCAGTGTACCTCCATCCTAGGCAGTATcggttatgtgttattgataggggaactaaatagACACCAGATTTATAGAAAGTAGTGGGTCTTTAGGTACacaagttcatcttttcaacatttttttgtaatgtttgcagtttaagatgaccattcctgagaaacagacagcctcttagaatgaaatagcattttccctgaaccatacttaatttttatttcacagacagcaggaagggtaatcacacatcacacatttggggacctCAGAGATAagatgtaactttctgggagcacACTCCCCATCTCCCCCTGCTGTGTTCACTGTCCCATTCCCCCTGAAGGCTCTTTTGTATCTtatgctcatggctccagtaactctttcttcctcctctttccacagctggtaaggttacttttctactttgaccaagcaaactgaagccaacagaagagaactttcaccATTAACTCCCAGCTCGCTTTCtaatgtctgtgacctcactctctctgccccacctcttattacaggtgacatcaaaagccagttcctccaagaGTCCCcagggccccatccctcccatcatCTCCGGGCTGTCACTCCCACAACCATCCTCTCTCTCTACCTCatatattttgttctcctgctagttggctcctatcagtatataaacgtccatcctcttaaatgaaacaaacagcactccttgacgctaagtcacccccaccaattgccaccccttgtctttgcagcaaatctttaaggagatgtttaaactcactgtctgcatcttcttttcagccatccccttttacactcactctggcttttcccctgatccctcgttctatggaaactgc from Vicugna pacos chromosome 19, VicPac4, whole genome shotgun sequence encodes the following:
- the LOC102528368 gene encoding uncharacterized protein, whose amino-acid sequence is ASPPSWPLLGPHWLRTFCPRDIQPREDARRKRLGRAPRRCHGYGRRAPRCRRALPGRGTVSGNCPRSSRCLLLGEAAWSQASASGDEFWPGQSVANILSGAASHRRYLLCDVNSPEGLSLHRDIGIHIAFLLKTLLKMEESVLVLPPWGRLYHWQGPDIHQVWIPWYDVFDLPSLNRNIPDIEYKQFIAVPARRESQRKQRSAEGRKGKRMSKKRMISGTQGTQRYLAFGYSMKTSAALNF